Proteins from one Rosa chinensis cultivar Old Blush chromosome 7, RchiOBHm-V2, whole genome shotgun sequence genomic window:
- the LOC112176411 gene encoding squamosa promoter-binding-like protein 6 isoform X4, which yields MESWSCISEGKGFVPDETISHTDSLARNRSALMGWDLKIPCTFESQGFGELGLAEMLGKHLPRSTTSMGTLNPFFGEDESTSKLSSSIVESNSRDSSLFDLKLDAYTSKSSKKASIFSTSESSTPAKRMRVSGVYSPTAYCQVYGCNKDLSSSKDYHKRHKVWEAHSKTAKVIVKGIEQRFCQQCSRFHLLAEFDDGKRSCRKRLAGHNERRRKPQVRIHSGRDGRLLQSYSGSSFPGTMFTAASFVCQDILPSSILDAENYRTSDCRRIKVEGGTQQRPLSGVPVTNGHLHLKPVFSSYDNGKQYPPVHVNGTNNLPSGSILAETGSQYPHELRSLNSGSCSIYHEVALGSEDFNDLHTTASTVQGLSRIPDSGCALSLLSSQSQNSTSHSSGIPIARPLASTSGVLNKFPSSGPMIISAGSDADNFGVSNGIFQGSQFLNPKDRRSCDGGTTIDLLQLSSELQRVEDQRQSLQVKKENDAFCCL from the exons ATGGAGTCTTGGAGCTGTATCTCTGAAGGGAAGGGTTTTGTACCTGATGAAACAATTTCTCATACTGATTCACTTGCTAGAAATAGAAGTGCTTTGATGGGTTGGGATTTGAAAATCCCATGTACTTTTGAAAGTCAAGGTTTTGGGGAATTGGGTTTGGCAGAAATGTTGGGCAAACATCTACCAAGAAGTACAACAAGTATGGGTACCCTAAATCCATTTTTTGGAGAAGATGAATCCACTTCAAAGCTTTCAAGCTCTATTGTTGAATCCAACAGCAGGGATTCTTCACTCTTTGATTTAAAACTAGATGCTTATACTTCTAAGTCATCAAAAAAAGCTTCGATTTTTTCCACATCCGAGTCATCTACACCTGCAAAGAGAATGAGGGTATCAG GAGTGTACTCCCCGACTGCTTATTGCCAGGTTTATGGCTGCAACAAGGACCTCAGCTCCTCTAAGGACTACCACAAGAGGCATAAAGTTTGGGAGGCTCACTCGAAGACCGCCAAAGTCATCGTCAAAGGCATAGAACAGAGGTTTTGTCAGCAATGTAGCAG GTTCCATTTGCTGGCTGAATTTGATGATGGTAAGCGCAGCTGTCGTAAACGCCTTGCAGGACACAATGAGCGCCGGAGAAAGCCTCAAGTTCGTATTCATTCCGGAAGAGATGGGAGGTTGCTTCAGTCATATAGTG GCAGCAGTTTTCCGGGGACTATGTTCACAGCTGCATCTTTCGTCTGCCAAGATATACTCCCTAGTAGCATTTTAGATGCTGAGAATTACAGAACAAGTGACTGCAGGCGTATAAAAGTGGAAGGTGGCACTCAGCAAAGGCCTTTGTCAGGAGTGCCTGTTACAAATGGGCATCTGCATTTGAAACCGGTATTCTCTTCTTATGACAATGGAAAACAATATCCCCCAGTTCATGTAAATGGAACTAATAATCTTCCTAGTGGAAGCATACTCGCTGAGACTGGTAGTCAGTATCCACATGAGTTGAGAAGCTTAAATTCTGGTTCATGTTCTATTTATCATGAGGTTGCATTAGGAAGTGAAGACTTCAATGATCTCCACACAACAGCATCAACCGTGCAAGGATTATCGCGCATTCCAGACTCCGGTtgtgctctctctcttctgtcaTCTCAATCACAGAACTCTACAAGCCATTCTTCAGGAATTCCTATTGCTCGTCCCTTG GCTTCCACAAGTGGGGTGTTGAATAAATTTCCTTCTTCGGGTCCCATGATTATATCTGCTGGAAGTGATGCTGATAATTTTGGAGTCTCAAATGGGATTTTCCAAGGATCACAGTTTTTGAACCCCAAAGATCGTCGATCATGTGATGGTGGGACTACTATTGACTTGCTTCAACTTTCATCAGAGCTCCAACGAGTTGAGGATCAACGGCAATCCCTGCAGGTGAAGAAGGAAAATGACGCTTTCTGCTGCCTCTGA
- the LOC112176413 gene encoding probable UDP-arabinopyranose mutase 2: protein MAEYSKVAPTPLLKDELDIVIPTIRNLDFLEMWRPFFQQYHLIIVQDGDPSKVIKVPEGFDYELYNRNDINRILGPKAACISFKDSACRCFGYMVSKKKYIFTIDDDCFVAKDPTGKEINALEQHIKNLLCPSTPFFFNTLYDPYREGADFVRGYPFSLREGVPTAVSHGLWLNIPDYDAPTQLVKPLERNTRFVDAVLTIPKGTLFPMCGMNLAFNRELIGPAMYFGLMGDGQPIGRYDDMWAGWCMKVICDHLGLGVKTGLPYIWHSKASNPFVNLKKEYKGIYWQEELIPFFQSATLPKDCTTVQACYLELSKQVKAKLGKVDDYFNKLADAMVTWIEAWDELNPAGGKAVELNGPAKSSK, encoded by the exons ATGGCGGAGTACAGCAAGGTCGCGCCGACGCCGCTGCTGAAGGATGAGCTGGACATAGTGATCCCGACGATCCGAAACCTGGACTTCTTGGAAATGTGGAGGCCCTTCTTCCAGCAGTACCACCTCATCATCGTCCAGGACGGCGACCCCAGCAAGGTCATCAAGGTCCCCGAGGGCTTCGACTACGAGCTTTACAACCGCAACGACATTAACCGGATTCTCGGCCCCAAAGCCGCCTGTATCTCCTTCAAGGACTCCGCCTGCCGCTGCTTCGGCTACATGGTCTCCAAGAAGAAGTACATCTTCACCATCGACGACGATTGCTTC GTTGCTAAAGATCCCACTGGAAAAGAGATCAATGCACTAGAGCAGCACATCAAGAACCTTCTGTGCCCGTCGACTCCATTTTTCTTTAACACCCTGTACGACCCATACCGTGAAGGTGCAGATTTTGTCCGCGGTTACCCTTTCAGTCTGCGTGAAGGTGTGCCAACCGCTGTTTCTCACGGCCTCTGGCTCAACATTCCTGATTATGATGCACCTACCCAGCTTGTTAAGCCTCTTGAGAGGAACACCAG GTTTGTGGATGCAGTCTTGACCATCCCCAAGGGAACTCTCTTTCCCATGTGTGGGATGAATCTGGCATTCAACCGTGAGTTGATCGGCCCTGCCATGTACTTTGGACTCATGGGCGATGGGCAGCCAATTGGGCGCTACGACGATATGTGGGCTGGATGGTGCATGAAG GTTATTTGTGACCACTTGGGGCTAGGAGTGAAGACGGGATTGCCCTACATCTGGCATAGCAAAGCCAGCAACCCATTTGTTAACCTTAAGAAGGAATACAAAGGAATCTACTGGCAGGAAGAGTTGATCCCATTTTTCCAATCTGCTACGCTTCCCAAGGATTGCACCACTGTTCAGGCCTGCTACCTTGAACTCTCCAAGCAAGTCAAGGCGAAACTTGGTAAGGTTGATGACTACTTCAACAAGCTTGCAGATGCCATGGTTACATGGATCGAAGCATGGGATGAGTTGAACCCGGCTGGGGGGAAAGCTGTTGAGCTCAACGGACCTGCAAAATCTTCGAAATAG
- the LOC112176411 gene encoding squamosa promoter-binding-like protein 6 isoform X1, with amino-acid sequence MESWSCISEGKGFVPDETISHTDSLARNRSALMGWDLKIPCTFESQGFGELGLAEMLGKHLPRSTTSMGTLNPFFGEDESTSKLSSSIVESNSRDSSLFDLKLDAYTSKSSKKASIFSTSESSTPAKRMRVSGVYSPTAYCQVYGCNKDLSSSKDYHKRHKVCEAHSKTAKVIVKGIEQRFCQQCSRFHLLAEFDDGKRSCRKRLAGHNERRRKPQVRIHSGRDGRLLQSYSGSSFPGTMFTAASFVCQDILPSSILDAENYRTSDCRRIKVEGGTQQRPSSGVPVTNGHLHLKPVFSSYDNGKQYPPVHVNGTNNLPSGSIIAETGSQYPHELRSLNSGSCSIYHEVALGSEDFNDLHTTASTVQGLSRIPDSGCALSLLSSQSQNSTSHSSGIPITRPLVMPVSHTHYNLRQVSDKLSSQASTSGVLNKFPSSGPMIISAGSDADNFGVSNGIFQGSQFLNPKDRLSCDGGTTIDLLQLSSELQRVEDQRQSLQVKKENDAFCCL; translated from the exons ATGGAGTCTTGGAGCTGTATCTCTGAAGGGAAGGGTTTTGTACCTGATGAAACAATTTCTCATACTGATTCACTTGCTAGAAATAGAAGTGCTTTGATGGGTTGGGATTTGAAAATCCCATGTACTTTTGAAAGTCAAGGTTTTGGGGAATTGGGTTTGGCAGAAATGTTGGGCAAACATCTACCAAGAAGTACAACAAGTATGGGTACCCTAAATCCATTTTTTGGAGAAGATGAATCCACTTCAAAGCTTTCAAGCTCTATTGTTGAATCCAACAGCAGGGATTCTTCACTCTTTGATTTAAAACTAGATGCTTATACTTCTAAGTCATCAAAAAAAGCTTCGATTTTTTCCACATCCGAGTCATCTACACCTGCAAAGAGAATGAGGGTATCAGGAGTGTACTCCCCGACTGCTTATTGCCAGGTTTATGGCTGCAACAAGGACCTCAGCTCCTCTAAGGACTACCACAAGAGGCATAAAGTTTGTGAGGCTCACTCGAAGACCGCCAAAGTCATCGTCAAAGGCATAGAACAGAGGTTTTGTCAGCAATGTAGCAG GTTCCATTTGCTGGCTGAATTTGATGATGGTAAGCGCAGCTGTCGTAAACGCCTTGCCGGACACAATGAGCGCCGGAGAAAGCCTCAAGTTCGTATTCATTCTGGAAGAGATGGGAGGTTGCTTCAGTCATATAGTG GCAGCAGTTTTCCGGGGACTATGTTCACAGCTGCATCTTTCGTCTGCCAAGATATACTCCCTAGTAGCATCTTAGATGCTGAGAATTACAGAACAAGTGACTGCAGGCGTATAAAAGTGGAAGGTGGCACTCAGCAAAGGCCTTCGTCAGGAGTGCCTGTTACAAATGGGCATCTGCATTTGAAACCGGTATTCTCTTCTTATGACAATGGAAAACAATATCCCCCAGTTCATGTAAATGGAACTAATAATCTTCCTAGTGGAAGCATAATCGCTGAGACTGGTAGTCAGTATCCACATGAGTTGAGAAGCTTAAATTCTGGTTCATGTTCTATTTATCATGAGGTTGCATTAGGAAGTGAAGACTTCAATGATCTCCACACAACAGCATCAACCGTGCAAGGATTATCGCGCATTCCAGACTCCGGTtgtgctctctctcttctgtcaTCTCAATCACAGAACTCTACAAGCCATTCTTCAGGAATTCCTATTACTCGTCCCTTGGTAATGCCTGTCAGCCATACACATTACAACCTCAGACAAGTTTCTGATAAGCTTTCCTCGCAGGCTTCCACAAGTGGGGTGTTGAATAAATTTCCTTCTTCGGGTCCCATGATTATATCTGCTGGAAGTGATGCTGATAATTTTGGAGTCTCAAATGGGATTTTCCAAGGATCACAGTTTTTGAACCCCAAAGATCGTCTATCATGTGATGGTGGGACTACTATTGACTTGCTTCAACTTTCATCAGAGCTCCAACGAGTTGAGGATCAACGGCAATCCCTGCAGGTGAAGAAGGAAAATGACGCTTTCTGCTGCCTCTGA
- the LOC112176411 gene encoding squamosa promoter-binding-like protein 6 isoform X3 → MESWSCISEGKGFVPDETISHTDSLARNRSALMGWDLKIPCTFESQGFGELGLAEMLGKHLPRSTTSMGTLNPFFGEDESTSKLSSSIVESNSRDSSLFDLKLDAYTSKSSKKASIFSTSESSTPAKRMRVSGVYSPTAYCQVYGCNKDLSSSKDYHKRHKVCEAHSKTAKVIVKGIEQRFCQQCSRFHLLAEFDDGKRSCRKRLAGHNERRRKPQVRIHSGRDGRLLQSYSGSSFPGTMFTAASFVCQDILPSSILDAENYRTSDCRRIKVEGGTQQRPSSGVPVTNGHLHLKPVFSSYDNGKQYPPVHVNGTNNLPSGSIIAETGSQYPHELRSLNSGSCSIYHEVALGSEDFNDLHTTASTVQGLSRIPDSGCALSLLSSQSQNSTSHSSGIPITRPLASTSGVLNKFPSSGPMIISAGSDADNFGVSNGIFQGSQFLNPKDRLSCDGGTTIDLLQLSSELQRVEDQRQSLQVKKENDAFCCL, encoded by the exons ATGGAGTCTTGGAGCTGTATCTCTGAAGGGAAGGGTTTTGTACCTGATGAAACAATTTCTCATACTGATTCACTTGCTAGAAATAGAAGTGCTTTGATGGGTTGGGATTTGAAAATCCCATGTACTTTTGAAAGTCAAGGTTTTGGGGAATTGGGTTTGGCAGAAATGTTGGGCAAACATCTACCAAGAAGTACAACAAGTATGGGTACCCTAAATCCATTTTTTGGAGAAGATGAATCCACTTCAAAGCTTTCAAGCTCTATTGTTGAATCCAACAGCAGGGATTCTTCACTCTTTGATTTAAAACTAGATGCTTATACTTCTAAGTCATCAAAAAAAGCTTCGATTTTTTCCACATCCGAGTCATCTACACCTGCAAAGAGAATGAGGGTATCAGGAGTGTACTCCCCGACTGCTTATTGCCAGGTTTATGGCTGCAACAAGGACCTCAGCTCCTCTAAGGACTACCACAAGAGGCATAAAGTTTGTGAGGCTCACTCGAAGACCGCCAAAGTCATCGTCAAAGGCATAGAACAGAGGTTTTGTCAGCAATGTAGCAG GTTCCATTTGCTGGCTGAATTTGATGATGGTAAGCGCAGCTGTCGTAAACGCCTTGCCGGACACAATGAGCGCCGGAGAAAGCCTCAAGTTCGTATTCATTCTGGAAGAGATGGGAGGTTGCTTCAGTCATATAGTG GCAGCAGTTTTCCGGGGACTATGTTCACAGCTGCATCTTTCGTCTGCCAAGATATACTCCCTAGTAGCATCTTAGATGCTGAGAATTACAGAACAAGTGACTGCAGGCGTATAAAAGTGGAAGGTGGCACTCAGCAAAGGCCTTCGTCAGGAGTGCCTGTTACAAATGGGCATCTGCATTTGAAACCGGTATTCTCTTCTTATGACAATGGAAAACAATATCCCCCAGTTCATGTAAATGGAACTAATAATCTTCCTAGTGGAAGCATAATCGCTGAGACTGGTAGTCAGTATCCACATGAGTTGAGAAGCTTAAATTCTGGTTCATGTTCTATTTATCATGAGGTTGCATTAGGAAGTGAAGACTTCAATGATCTCCACACAACAGCATCAACCGTGCAAGGATTATCGCGCATTCCAGACTCCGGTtgtgctctctctcttctgtcaTCTCAATCACAGAACTCTACAAGCCATTCTTCAGGAATTCCTATTACTCGTCCCTTG GCTTCCACAAGTGGGGTGTTGAATAAATTTCCTTCTTCGGGTCCCATGATTATATCTGCTGGAAGTGATGCTGATAATTTTGGAGTCTCAAATGGGATTTTCCAAGGATCACAGTTTTTGAACCCCAAAGATCGTCTATCATGTGATGGTGGGACTACTATTGACTTGCTTCAACTTTCATCAGAGCTCCAACGAGTTGAGGATCAACGGCAATCCCTGCAGGTGAAGAAGGAAAATGACGCTTTCTGCTGCCTCTGA
- the LOC112176411 gene encoding squamosa promoter-binding-like protein 6 isoform X2 codes for MESWSCISEGKGFVPDETISHTDSLARNRSALMGWDLKIPCTFESQGFGELGLAEMLGKHLPRSTTSMGTLNPFFGEDESTSKLSSSIVESNSRDSSLFDLKLDAYTSKSSKKASIFSTSESSTPAKRMRVSGVYSPTAYCQVYGCNKDLSSSKDYHKRHKVWEAHSKTAKVIVKGIEQRFCQQCSRFHLLAEFDDGKRSCRKRLAGHNERRRKPQVRIHSGRDGRLLQSYSGSSFPGTMFTAASFVCQDILPSSILDAENYRTSDCRRIKVEGGTQQRPLSGVPVTNGHLHLKPVFSSYDNGKQYPPVHVNGTNNLPSGSILAETGSQYPHELRSLNSGSCSIYHEVALGSEDFNDLHTTASTVQGLSRIPDSGCALSLLSSQSQNSTSHSSGIPIARPLVMPVSHTHYNLRQVSDKLSSQASTSGVLNKFPSSGPMIISAGSDADNFGVSNGIFQGSQFLNPKDRRSCDGGTTIDLLQLSSELQRVEDQRQSLQVKKENDAFCCL; via the exons ATGGAGTCTTGGAGCTGTATCTCTGAAGGGAAGGGTTTTGTACCTGATGAAACAATTTCTCATACTGATTCACTTGCTAGAAATAGAAGTGCTTTGATGGGTTGGGATTTGAAAATCCCATGTACTTTTGAAAGTCAAGGTTTTGGGGAATTGGGTTTGGCAGAAATGTTGGGCAAACATCTACCAAGAAGTACAACAAGTATGGGTACCCTAAATCCATTTTTTGGAGAAGATGAATCCACTTCAAAGCTTTCAAGCTCTATTGTTGAATCCAACAGCAGGGATTCTTCACTCTTTGATTTAAAACTAGATGCTTATACTTCTAAGTCATCAAAAAAAGCTTCGATTTTTTCCACATCCGAGTCATCTACACCTGCAAAGAGAATGAGGGTATCAG GAGTGTACTCCCCGACTGCTTATTGCCAGGTTTATGGCTGCAACAAGGACCTCAGCTCCTCTAAGGACTACCACAAGAGGCATAAAGTTTGGGAGGCTCACTCGAAGACCGCCAAAGTCATCGTCAAAGGCATAGAACAGAGGTTTTGTCAGCAATGTAGCAG GTTCCATTTGCTGGCTGAATTTGATGATGGTAAGCGCAGCTGTCGTAAACGCCTTGCAGGACACAATGAGCGCCGGAGAAAGCCTCAAGTTCGTATTCATTCCGGAAGAGATGGGAGGTTGCTTCAGTCATATAGTG GCAGCAGTTTTCCGGGGACTATGTTCACAGCTGCATCTTTCGTCTGCCAAGATATACTCCCTAGTAGCATTTTAGATGCTGAGAATTACAGAACAAGTGACTGCAGGCGTATAAAAGTGGAAGGTGGCACTCAGCAAAGGCCTTTGTCAGGAGTGCCTGTTACAAATGGGCATCTGCATTTGAAACCGGTATTCTCTTCTTATGACAATGGAAAACAATATCCCCCAGTTCATGTAAATGGAACTAATAATCTTCCTAGTGGAAGCATACTCGCTGAGACTGGTAGTCAGTATCCACATGAGTTGAGAAGCTTAAATTCTGGTTCATGTTCTATTTATCATGAGGTTGCATTAGGAAGTGAAGACTTCAATGATCTCCACACAACAGCATCAACCGTGCAAGGATTATCGCGCATTCCAGACTCCGGTtgtgctctctctcttctgtcaTCTCAATCACAGAACTCTACAAGCCATTCTTCAGGAATTCCTATTGCTCGTCCCTTGGTAATGCCTGTCAGCCATACACATTACAACCTCAGACAAGTTTCTGATAAGCTTTCCTCGCAGGCTTCCACAAGTGGGGTGTTGAATAAATTTCCTTCTTCGGGTCCCATGATTATATCTGCTGGAAGTGATGCTGATAATTTTGGAGTCTCAAATGGGATTTTCCAAGGATCACAGTTTTTGAACCCCAAAGATCGTCGATCATGTGATGGTGGGACTACTATTGACTTGCTTCAACTTTCATCAGAGCTCCAACGAGTTGAGGATCAACGGCAATCCCTGCAGGTGAAGAAGGAAAATGACGCTTTCTGCTGCCTCTGA